CTGGCTGGACGTTCTAGGATTCCAAATAGGTGATAGCTCATAGGAAGGGGCATAGGAGCTTTCAAATGTGGtatttgaatcctgactctgcccCGAAATAGGTAACTGGCTTTGGGCAGGATATTGGTCCTTAGCCGTGCCCAGTTTTCCATCTGTACAATAGGTGTTAACATGAGGATCGGATGCACGGTAGTGGTCATGAAACCTCATGGGTTCCCCTGTTTTCTCCCCAAGTTCTGTGGTCCGAGGCAGTGAGAGTCACAAGATGATCGACTTGTCCGGGAATCCAGTGCTTCGGATCTATTACACCTCGAGGGTAAGCATTTCCTGCACACCCCGCCCCTCAGGCTCTTGGCTGTGGGAAGCCCTGGGCTGAACCCAGGTCCTAGACTAGGAGAAGGCAAGGGCACAGAGCAGGGCCTGCACAGTCACTCCAGGAGGAGGGGCCTGTAAGCTGAGGTCTGGAGGAGGAGCATTGGTGGGGAAGGCCTGTGTGAATTACTCCAGGGAACAAGTGGGAATGAGGCCTGCAAAGAGGAGAGACtgaaagaggagagggagataAGCCAGAGAGGTTTGCAGGGCTGGAGTGTAGACTTGATTTCAGGAACACAGGCAACCTctggaaggatttttaaaaagataatggctgggcatggtggctcatgcctataatcccagcactttgggaggctgaggtgggaagattgcttgagaccaggagtttggaaccagcctgggcaacaaagtgagactctgtttacacacacacacacacacacacacacacacacacacacacacacaaaccttgAATTAActtaaccaggcacagtggtgcacgcctgtagtctctacttaggaggctaaggtggaaagaTTGCGTGAgaccaaggtttttttttttttttttttttgagacagagtctctgtcacccaggctggagttcagtggcgtgtgctcagtgcaacctctgcctcctgggttctagcgattcttatgcctcagcctcctgaggactaCTAGGAGTCTAGGACTACTAGGactacgggcatgcgccaccacattcggctaatttttgtatttttagtagagagggatttcgccatgttggccaggctggtctcaatctcctgacctcaggtgatctgcctgactcagccacccaaagtgctgggactacaggtgtgagccaccgtgcctggctgagaccaggagttttgaggctgcagtgctatgatcataccactgcattccagcctggatgacagagcgagaccctgtctctaaaaaagaaaaaaaataataatctgctGAGATTGCACCCTCATTAGTGCTGGGGGCAGGGAGTGGCACACACCTGCCTCTTGCTAATGTGGCCTGTTTGCTGTGTGTGCAGCCTGCTCTGTTCACCTTGTGTGCTGGGAATGAGCTCTTCTACTGCCTCCTCTACCTGTTCCATTTCTCTGAGGGACCTTTAGGTATGAGATGAGGGGCGGGGCAGGAGGATGGGAGGGGGATCTGGGCTGCCCAGGGAGATGGAGGCCCCCTCCTTCGGGCCCCGAACTTCCCTGCTGCCTTCCTGCAGTTGGCTCTGTGGGACTGTTCCGGATGGGCCTCTGGGTCACTGCCCCCATCGCCTTGCTGAAGTCGCTCATCAGTGTCATCCACCTGATCACGGCTGCCCGCAACATGGCTGCCCTAGACGCAGCAGACCGCGCCAAGAAGAAGTGACACAGGAGCCCCGGGTCCTGGCTGCCCACCTGCCCTGGGAGTCTTGCTGTGCCACACAGCTCCCCACCCGCTGCTAGGAGGTCCCAGTCTCACGCCTTCCTCATGTGTTGTTCTACCTGCTGGGATGGGGGTCAGCCTCTCTTTGGTGACGTCACGTTCTCTGGGATCCTGAGAACCCAGGCCTCAAATCAGGGAGGTTACGCGGGAGGCCTCATGCATACAGGCGGTGCTCCTGGGGTGCCAGCACCGGGCAGTGTCACGCCCTGCTGGCTCAGCCCTGGGGTCCAAGATGCTAGGGTCAGTTGAGTGAGGGAGATGGTGGTGTGAGGGCCGCGTTTCCCTAAAGGCAGGGGAGTCAGACCTCCGCCCCCAGCTAGAGCAAGTCTGGGGCACCGTGCCTGGAGGGAAGAAGCCATCCACAGCGTTCCCCGTCACTGGCTTCTCTGTCCTGCCTACCCTGGTCCTGGTGGGACTTCACTATTTGACTTGCTTTCCTTTCAGATATTCTTGGCTCAGGGCCTAGGTTGAGGGAGCTTAGGGAAGGATGTCCGTCTGGGTGCTTTTCCTCCAGTTTGCTGGCTGGCTTCTCCATCTATCCACAGTGACCTCACAGAGTGGCCCTCCTGCCTCCCACGCTCATGCAGTGTCCCCCACTTGTTTGATCTCACTGACCGTCTACATGTATTTATATTCTTGGTATTTTCTACCCTCACTGGAATGTAAACTTCATGAAGACACAGACTTTTCTTGTTCCCTTCTGTATCCCTAGAATAAGACCAACCTGAACCTGGCATATAGTAgctgcttaataaatattcatctGTCAATGAGTTGGTTTCTCAGAGTGTGGTCTTTAGACTGCCTGTggaatatttctatttctctttttttctttccttttctttcttttttttttttttttttttagagacagagtcctactctgtcgtccaagctggagtgcagtggtgcaatcatagctcactgtagccccaaactcctgacctcaagtgatcctcccaccttagcctcccaaagtgctgggattgcaggcgtgagccaccaagcctggctggatatttctttaaaatgcaaattcaagccaggtgtggtggctcacgcctgttatcccagcattttggaaggccaagtttgggtggattgcttgagtgcaggagtttgaggccagcctgaccaacatggtgaaaccccatctttacaaaaaatacaaaaattagtcgggtgtggtgacgtgcctgtggtcccagctactcaggaggctgaggtgggaggatggcttgagcctgggaggcaggagggagaggttgcagtgatctataATGGtgccattccagcctgggaggcagagccaggcagtctcaaaaaaacaaaacaaaaaaacaactttggcCCATCTTGAAGGCTCAcacctggcctgtaatcccagcactttgggaggctgaggtgagaggatcacttgagcccaggagttcaagaccagcctgggtcacatggCAGGAccgcatctctaaaaaaaaaaaaaaaaaaaaattagccaagtgtggtggtgtatgccttagtcccagctactggggaggctgcagtgagaggactgaatgagcctgggaggtcaaggctgtagtaagccatgatcatgctactgtactccagcctggacgacagaacaagatgtctcaaaaaataaaataggtgcAACTTCTTGGACTCTGCAGCCAACCTTCAGAGTTAGAGGCTCTAGGGATGGGCCCAAAAGCCTGCAACGTGAATGCCGGGGAATTCTTCCAGTAATGTTGAGAAACACTGTTCCCTCTTTTTGTGGGCTCTTATACTAGGCATTGTTCTGGGCATCTATCCCCTGCCATCTGTGGTTTTTAAACTAGTGTACTGTATGCCAGACTCTGTGCTGGGGGTTCTTTGCAGATGTTTCTCATTTTATCTGCATAATAGCTTAGCCAAGTGGCCCAAGAGGCGCCCGTGTCCAAGAGAGTGGAAATTTACCGGACATGTACTGAGCCTCAATTCCTGTGCTAGGCCCAGGGGATTCACTGGGTACTGCGTAGCTGGCTTCCCCTACAACAACACAGGAAAGTGCTCGCTGTGGGTAGGAGTAGAAGACACCTAGGACCTGATCTAGGGTTTGGTGAAGGGGCTGGGTATCCCATGTAGAAGGCTGGTAGGGATTGGAGAGGGTTAGTGCAGAGGAGATTGGTTCTTAGTTAAGGGAATGGCATGGGAAGGCAGGGAGACCAGAGAGGCCCCTGGACTCTGcacctctctccccttcctgtcAGCTCTTCTTCCAGCATGGTGGGTCCTCTGAGCACTCTCCGGCCCCAGAGCACAGAGCCCTCGGTCCGCCTGGGTCCCACGTCCCTGACTGGCTCCTGGGCTCCTTGATTCTAACCATTTACAGTGACATCAGAAATTGGAACAgatctaggccgggcacagtggctcacacctgtaatcccagaactttggaagcccaaggggtggatcatttgaggtcaggagttaaagactagcctggccaacatggtgaaaccccatctctacaaaaagtacaaaaattagccaggtatggtggtacacgcctgtagtcccagctactcaggaagctgaggtgggaggattgcttgaacccaggaggtggaggttgcagtgagctgagatcatgccactgtactccagcccaaccaaagagcgaggctccgtctaaaaaaataataataatattggtgCACAAAGCAGGCGTGTTTCCAGCGCATCAGACATCCCCTCATCCCTGCCAACCTGGTCTGCTCCAGTCAaggtgggtaaaaaaaaaaaaagaaacggatCTGGATCACAGGGCCTGGAGCACTAAGTGCTGGGGTTTGGGGGCTGGGAGAGCTGGTGAGAGGCGACGCAGAAGCCAGCTGGGGCAGCCTAGGAGCCCagaggactttttaaaattttattgtggagacagggtctctctatgtcacctgggctg
The genomic region above belongs to Chlorocebus sabaeus isolate Y175 chromosome 5, mChlSab1.0.hap1, whole genome shotgun sequence and contains:
- the CDIPT gene encoding CDP-diacylglycerol--inositol 3-phosphatidyltransferase isoform X2 → MPDENIFLFVPNLIGTRFGAMLDMLTDRCSTMCLLVNLALLYPRATLFFQLSMSLDVASHWLHLHSSVVRGSESHKMIDLSGNPVLRIYYTSRPALFTLCAGNELFYCLLYLFHFSEGPLVGSVGLFRMGLWVTAPIALLKSLISVIHLITAARNMAALDAADRAKKK